CTCTTTCTTattacatttcatttcaatCATAATGCAAGTCCATTCGCTCCATATGTGTACGTCTCTAGACGATATATTTGTATGCAGACAGCCACTAATGCCACTATACTCGCACgtttaaatttaatatactGTGAATTACACGGGAATAAAGTGCAGTTTAATAATGCGCGCGAGCTGGcggaataataataatgtttttgtaaGTCGCCGTCATATATACCTCTATTAAACGGCTATGGTGCTCAAAATATCTGAACCACCTTCGCAATAGAAggagccccgtagccgaatgggatttctgcgacgcggaacgccaccgaaacgctgcagaaatgtagtctctCTCtcgctctgtcgtgccaatacgcaagagcgatagagatagatagctgcgaaagagatattatcgtgagcgtttcgtgagtgtttgtgtaTTCGGTTACGTACACTGTACAGATATCTGTGAGCACCTTTGCCGTATATCTGATGGGGGTACGTGATGAAAAATAGATGATATAGAATTGTGTTGATGAATATGAGACGCGTTTGAATGCACGTCTTTGTAGTTTATTGCGATTCTGTTGACCATCCATCTCACGTATCTTTATAGTTATAGTTAGAATTTAATGAGCTTTTTCGGTAATATTGTACCTCAGTTTTAAGTGTCAGAAAACACGACGATTCTATTTATTTTTGCGGTATTTACGCTACGTTTTATTTGAGAGACGATCCGGCAATATATCAACATTCTGGTACCTAAAATTAATTCTAAATTATATGTCGACATCAATTACTTATCAATAGCAGCCTAGTGTAGTTAGCTATTACTATTTATGCTAATGCATTTAACAAATTGTAAAACAAAATAGTGGAATGATTTGAATAGAGGAATGATTTGATAGGGTACGAAAAAAAAAGTCGTCTAACTTCGAAAGTCGCCTAAAAGTCACCAGTATTTACATCATGTCAAGGTTCCCCTTTCGTCGTTCGGTTCTTtgcccgagcatttctgtcattcggaattaccctaatgcaccttataaaATTTTGACTAAGGTTAACattttgaagtattttttttgttaaactaCGATTTATTTATGTTGTTGAGCACAAAGGATTCTCGTCCCATTTTGCATTGTACAATGGATATCCAATTTCCTTTACGTTGATAACTTAGGAGATGAACATTTATTAAAGGCTTTGTTTTGTttcaaacatgttttatttgtttctttattttataatatgttttagAGTGCTATGTCAAGTTTCACAAGactgaaacacatttttattGAAGATAATCTAAATATTAAAGATTTGGCAGTTCGTAATTGATGTCTCCGCTTGCGAGAAAATAAAAATGCTACTATGAAAAGTCTATCGAATCTAAGACGACTTTTGGATGATAATTGCAATGCATTGCTTCTGCGATAGTCTTCATAATAAAATGAGTGAAATTCGAAGCCTCTTTGCGACAATTATCACTATTGTGTGTGTCACTGGTGCCATCGAAAAATATCATttgaagtgtcactgtcgggcccTACGTTTTTTTACCCTACGTTTTTTGCGAAAGCTCCGATCGGCTCTATTTTAGATTGAACCCGTACCAATAGGCTACATACACTACGATTCAAATTAATATAAGTTCTAAATCATATCAATGGAAAATGTCAGGGTCGTAAATGAAGATTTGTTTAAAGAAACATCTTGACACAGATATCGTTTTGATCTCTTACAGACATGGTTTGATTCGAATACGTCAGATAACGTGGTACCCGCCATTTTCGGGTCGGCCAAAATGTGATTGTGTCGTGTGTACTCGTTACACGGGCCGGGTCTGTTTATGCAGTCGCCGTTCTGCATACAAAATGCACTGCGATGACGTTTCTATAACCATGCTACAGTATTGCACTTGCGAAACCACTATATGTTGAAACTCTGATCGCTTGTAGACGTTAAGGATATAAAAGTCACTTTATACTTGTCGCTTTGAATCAAACGCTCGCCTGCGCTTAGTAAAGTATAGGAAGAACAGTCTTACAAAGCTTCGAAGACAAAATGACGTAACAATCTACAATTTCTAATGAACTTACGTCGTTTTCATAGAAAGAGGGTAGCGTAGCTCTCGCTACAAACTCTCCCAACTTTAACGAATTTCTTGTACGtgaaatattaaaacaactGCGGTTATTGGGTATCgctttttaatattatgcaaaGTTATGCAAGTTCCATTGAGCTTCGTACTAAAGTTGCTTGttttataaagattttctaactttgcttCTAGTTTGTTCTTGCGGTTGTTATGTTAACCTTACACGATTACTTCCAGTGGCCATTCGTAATGAAAGTCGCGAAACTGCTAATTATGTGgctaatataaattttattaaaagctTTTGTGACGGTAGTAAGTCGAGTTCATCTCATTTAAATTCGAAATAGatttataaatacctaaatactCATTAATTGTGGTAAGTTTTACAGATCTTGTTATTTTACTCTGAAAAAAAGACTTCTTTTGGTACCTCATCATTTTCTTGCCCTTATcggtcacttggggtcggcgcagcatgtcttgcTCTTTCATACATCTCTGTCATCTCTCTCTTTAGGTACCTattgaacatttttttatcatgacatataataaatatagtaaaagagcacataaatattatatatttgcaCTGAAATATTTGGTCCGCCGTTATTTGCCGGTTCAATATCCAATTATGAATAATTTATCGACTGTCGCCCGCTGCTGAtgaatcaatttattttatcacttatattATACTGGTCCACTTCAGACGAGTTCACATACAACTAATTGGTTTTTTTGTGCTGTTTACACGCTATTGGAATCCTTGTAGTACGCGACATTGTACAGGATAAACTAAATATTGACAGGAAAGGTCTGACTATTTTCTGTCTTGGGtttttatgtacttattttagtaggtacacTTAACTAATCAATAATCACGGCTCAAGAAAATACAACGGACCAAGAAAAAAAATGATACTTACGGAAAAAATCATATTGGTTATAGTATACTTACTCTTGTCAATCACTTCAAGGTACTTAGTCACTTCGGCTACCATGTGGATATATGACATAGGTACCTGTTTGCCAACACTAAAGTTACTTATGTTACACTAGcctaaatttataattttgtgCATACTTTTACACATAAGTGCTACCTATTAAGTGGAAACTTCATTGGCTTATGATCCACCTAAATGTACGATTTACttatgtattatataatgctgtttgttttccttaataaagaaaataaaataaataaacaaacattaacattaaaacattaaaacaGCAATAATATTAAACCTAAAATACCTTATACTTATTAGGTCATTGTTATCGATGAAAGGTTTGCGTACCAGTCTTCCCTAGCATGCATGTCTGTTGGCTGTGAATTAAATATGACTTCGCTCAACCGGCGACTCTTTTGTTTAaggaaaacaaataaaactcaTGTATACCCATTAATATTATCTGTTCTGTAAGGCTAGATGGCCCGACGAGCCCGTCTGACAGCAAATATGCATTTTGAATGGCGAATGATGACGTGTCGCGAGATAAACTGAGCTGCGAACATTGAAATggcattaatataaaaaaatatttcaataatggcgctctaaaacaataaaatataatatttttattcccaACGCttagaacaataaataaatacgttaaAACATGTCACAAATACGTGATCGAAAAGGTTTCCACTCCGCTTGGTGTCAAGGTGAATACCTTTTCACCTTGACGCTgcacgctggtcttccgtggtaACTTATCCAAATAACGCTATGTAcctaattgcaaataaatagaATCCGAGTGTAattatttctataaaattaaatagttttaattCCGGATACCACATTGGCGACGAGGACTTTCGAATAGCGCGAGgcaacaaacaaataaatcagAAGAGCATAAAACAGGTCAGAAGTAAgaaattaattacttaaaagaataaaatatatgtgtttGTGATATTAAATGACGGTCGCAAACAAATTTTAAAGCTACCTACAAATTAAAAGGTAACTTGAATTTACATTCACGGATCGAACGTGAAATGAAACGTTATTATGACAGATGTCACTGCGGGTACTAAAGAAAATAAATTGACAGAAGCAAAAGACACCGATTCTCTCATAGAATTGATAAAACAAGGAAAAAGGAGTTTCATTTATAAATGTGGGAAAGAtactttactaaaaataatATCTGAAGAGGGTTTGCAGTGCCCGACAAATCCAACGATTGATTCGTTACGCAAGGTATTAAGTAATTATTACCAAAACCAACCTAAAATCTCAAAACAAAAGACCATGACGAATTACGAACTAAAACCGTTTAACGGAGACAACTGGGATGTTTTCGAGCAGCAATTAGAATCATTAATACTTTTAAACGATGTGTCTGCTGACAAACAAGCCGCATTGcttattacaaaaataacaCCAAGTGTATTtgaaacattacaaattttgtGTAAACCAAAAAAACCAACAACATTGACTTACAAAGAGTTATGTGAGAAATTACGAGAGAAATATACACAAACGAAAACACCACTGTTAGACAGAGCCGAGTTTAGACGTCGCAACCAACTACCTACTGAGTCAATTGAAGAGTATGTGTTAAACCTTCAAAAATTATCTCGCAAGTGCAATTTCAAGGATGAAGAAGACCAGATTAAAGAAAAACTGGTTGATGGAGTGTACTCCAAACTTGTCAAGTTTGAACTGATGAAGCAAACCACAACTAATTTAGGAGACTTGATTAACTTGGCGAAAACAGTAGAATCTGCATATAAACAAGTAAATGAAGAAGACACCAGCAACATATCATATGTTAAACCTAAAGCCAGAGCAGTGGGACAGAAGTTTACACCCTCCAAGaagaattataataataatatgaaaagtaagtGTTTCTGCTGCGGGAAAGAAAACCACCTTAAAAAGGATTGCACACTGAAGACTAAATTTTGCTCGGAATGCGGTCAACAAggccatatatttaaaatgtgccCAAATAAGTATAGACAAACAAATGTTTTGAATGTAGCAAGTGAAGAAAATAAAGAGGACCAAGGATtagaagaagaaaaaaatgtatgtgaagAGTATGAAACCTATACATTTGACAGAGTAAGTAGAGTGCCGCCACATTTATTAGAGCTAACAATAGGACATGGACAAAAAGTGCAATTTGAAGTGGATACCGGTGCCGAAGTGTCAGTGATACCTCTGCTTtaccataaaaaatatttgaaagagtATCCTATGGAACAATCTAAAGCTATTTTTCGAAATTTCGATCAATCACAGTCTCAACCACTAGGAATTATTCGTAACATACCTGTtcagtataataatatatacagagaattaaatgtatttgtttCACATAACGGGACACCTTGTTTGATGGGTAGGGATTGGCTATATCAATTAAAAATGTGGCCcccaaattttacaaatgtaGCATTCTGTGATTCTAATAAGttgataaaaaatgtttcagaTGCCAAACAACTAATTGATCAGGAGTTCGCAGCAGTATTCAGCCCTGGGTGGGGCGCATTTAAAGGTGAAGCAAtttctttaaaattaaaaaaagatgCTGTACCAAAGTTTCTGCCTGTTCGACGTGTTCCATATGCACTTCGAGATAAGGTAAAACATgaaattgacagattacagaaAAATGGGCGCATAGTGCCTGTCGAACAGAGTCAGTGGGGTACACCGGTAGTACCAATAATAAAACCAGACGGCTCTGTAAGACTTTGTGGGGACTATAAAGTCACTTTAAACCCAAATTTAGAAATCGACCATTACCCTCTTCCACATGTGGAGGATATCTTTGAAACTTTAAAACAGGGAGAATACTACTGCGAGCTTGATCTTCGGGAAGCTTACTTACAAGCTGCTTTATCTGAGGAGAGTCAATTATTAACGACCATTGTAACAGAATTTGGAACATATAAGTACAAATATTTACCATATGGAGTTAATACTGGCCCTGGATCATTTCAAAGACTAATGTGTAAAAAACTTATAGGTATACCAAATACTATTGTATTTATTGATAACATTTACGTGGCAGGGAAAAGTTTACAAGAAACATATGAAACCCTTGTCAAAGTGCTTAATAGACTACAAGAAAGTAATTTCAAATTAAAACCTGAAAAATGTAAACTTTTCACAAGCCACATAGACGTGTTTGGATTTCGTATAGATAAAGAGGGAATGAGCCTCATAAAATCAAATATTGAGCCATTATTGAATGTGCCTGCACCAACTAACCTAACATTGCTAAAATCATTtttaggaaaaataaattattactcCCGATTTCTAAGAGATATGGCTAAGATTCTGAGTCCATTATATGAATgcactaaattaaataaattcaacTGGACAGCCGACTGTCAAAAATCATTTgacacaattaaaaataaattagcctccgcagataaTTTAAGACATTTCAATCCAGACCTCCCAATAATTGTAACTGCTGATGCTTCAAATCATGGACTTGGTGCTGTGTTATCAAACCGGGACAAAAATGGTGTAGTCAGGCCCATAGCTTATgcaagcaaaaaattaaatacaacgGAACAAAAATATGCTGCCATAGACAGGGAGGCTATGGGAATTGTGTTTGCGGTCACTaagttttataattatatttatggcCGACAATTTGAATTAGAAACAGACAGTTCTGCTCTAGTCAGGATTTTTGGACCAACAAAAGGTATACCAAAAATGGCCGCAAAGCGGTTACAACACTATGCCATATTTCTCTCAGCtttcaattataaaattaaacacattaAAACTAACAATAATCCAGCAGACTATTTGTCCAGAAATCCTGACAATACAGAATGTACCAGCCAACATGTAAACCCAATTAATAAAGTTGATAATTTGATACATGTATTGTATACAAATAGCTCTGAAATAgactatttaaattttaaagttatagaagaaaatacacaaaaagatgTACTATTAAGTAAAGTAATTGAATATTGTACAACAGGTTGgccaaataaaattttaattatgtcaGAACTTCTACCATTTTATAATAGAAAGGATGAAATTAGTGTGGATCAGGGTTGTTTACTTTGGGGACATAGAGTAATAATTCCAGAAATAAATCAAAAAGCTGTATTAAAAAGTTTACACAAAACACATTTTGGTATTGTTCGTATGAAAGAAATTGCTCGCTCTTATTTTTGGTGGCCAAAATTAAATTCAGAAATTGAAAGTATTGGAAAATCATGTATCATATGTTTAACAAACCATAAAAACCCCATGAAATCTCCACAGCCATGGCCAACACCACCTACAGCTTGGTATAGAATTCATGCGGATTTTTTGGGaccattttataataaaatgtatttaataattatagatAGCTATAGTAAATGGCCCGAGGCTTTCGAAATGTCAAACATGACAGCAACTAAAACAATGGATGTACTAGATAAGCTATTCAGTCGGTTTGGATATCCGGACCAGCTGGTCACAGATAACCAAACTACTTTCACAAGTACGGAATTTAAGAGCTATTGTAAGGAACATAacattaaacaaatattttcaccACCTTACCATCCAGCGACGAACGGAGCCGCAGAAAATTTTGTACACACTTTCAAGGCCGCGGTGACCAAAATAAGAGAAAATGGATGCAGTATTAACTCTGCAATCAATTTATTTCTATTTGATTATAGAACCACACCGCATAGAACAACAGGTGAGACTCCGGCTTGTTTGTTGCTGGGGAGAGAATTAAGAAATAGATTTAGCTGTCTTAAACCTCCACCTATATTGGAAGATGTATCTGAAAGGGAGGGGAGAAAGGCAGGTAAAAGAAAAGTTAATTTTATAGTAGGTCAAAAAGTAATGGTGAGAGACTATAGAAAAGGTTATAAACCTTGGATAGTAGGCACGATAGTGTCAGATTCTGTCCCGGATTTAACGTATATAATTGAGGTTCAAGGTATGCGGTGGAAACGTCATATTGATCAAATGGTGTATTGCAATGAGGACGTAGATAATAATTAGAGTTAAGTTTGTATCGTAGGCCAAGTCTAACttgcatttatttataaatgatgCCAAGATATGTGTGCTTAGGTTAACTGTAGTTTCTGTACAGTTATAATGGGATTCTCCAATCATCCTATATGATGTATCTAAACTTAAGTAAAACTAGATTAGTTTTAGGATAAGTCCGGGAGAGTGTAGTATGTGTGAATCGGAACGCTCTCTTCTGCTTTGTCAGCCCTTTAATTCCGGATACCACACTGCACTGCGAGTAATAATGTCAAACCATGACCATTTCTACCATGGTTCAAATGTAGCTTTAGGAATTACTGAATTTTGAGTTGTGTGATTTTTCTCTCACTATTATTTACTAACATTTGCGTGATTTTTCTCTCACTATTAAGTATTTActaacatttttagggtttttattttctaccgtgtggtgacgggctaagaatttcaccaccccttttcttcctgtgggtgtcgtagaagtcaactaTGGAATATTGGTTAAATTGTggggtaggcgagaggctggcaacatgtcactgcaatgtcacagtttcgttttctttcaaccccttttgtcaaaagtggcactgaaacttgagtagtttcatgtgctctgcctatccctttataggatacaggcgtgattgtatgtatgtatgtttttaccAAATTACAGTCAAGGTATTAAATATCAGCATGGGCGATATGTTTAAAATATGCCCTAATAGGTATATGAGCAATAATAATTTTTGGCAAGCTGTACCTACGTGACGATGATGAAGATTTTTATTTGTACCTAAAGCACATTAAAAATTACCAAAGCTTTAATGTGCCGATTTTATGATTTCTTTCATTTGTGATATAAGCATGCAAATCGCACCTCTAATAAAGGGTATTGTGACCATGACGGATTTAATACTCTCATTGCAATAACCATAAAACGATGCACTTACGAGCGGTCGTAAAGACTTCCTTTTGAGTGAAGGAGACATCCTCGCGAATGAGTAATATGACCTCGTCGCGGACTTAATGTAGACGGAAAAGTTTGCAAGTGAATCTGACAGATATATCTGGCGCCAAGGTGATCAAAAATAGCTGGACATGCACGTTAATGTcttaggttaggttatgtatGGTCTTTGTTCAAATATTTGTGGACACCGTCACCATTCTGGTGTATCGGAAGGAGACTGTACCCATGTCCATCTTATAATCTTTTTTGGATCATAGCCCTAGGGCTAGAGTTGGCGTATTAGTTTTTTTATCATTCTCCCTTGAGGTCCTTACCTTTTATATATCTTCAGGTCTATCACAGTTTGCGTTCTCGAACGTGAGTCCATCTAGCGCGACTTTCAACTATGGACTCGGACGCGAAAGCGCAAGTTGTGATAAACTGTTCACTAGATAAAGACTCTGGTACAAAGTTAGAGCATTTACTCGATCTTGACATTGGCCGCTTGTCCTTACGGCGATCCGATGACTCCGATGTGCGAACGGGATGTCGCTACTTACAGTACTTACGTCCATATGGTCATCTCTCTCCAGAACTGCTTATGGATCCGCATAAATTTTAAAAGTGTTGGGCTTATTTTAACTTCAATACTTCTAAAATTGTAAACTTCTGTATTATTTCATTCATTCGTATTAAAAAAACTTCAATCCACTTCTAAAATTATATCTGGAATTTGATAACAAAGTATGTAGATCGAATCTGTCAGTTTCAAAACTGACGTTTCTTGAGTCACTTTTGAAACATGGACAAAGCATAcagattaagacgatacgatactggtcaattcttcatacaaacgctctcgactatttcctccggACGCCTAGTTTTTTATTTCCGAAGATGTAGATGGGCCCCCAAAAAAGcgatttttcaacacagattattattatttttatctgtgtcggaccgttttgattttattttaaaagaagcaagagccaatcaaaaatttctaaaaacggcctttttcaatatggctcaaaaaaggtgtgatactcaagaccggtaacaattagccaaaaaatctaaacgctccgacacagattatttcattgttattcagagtctcaaatttcgttccgtttaaataagttttgaaggaggaaacaggcgagagcggaTTTCgcttttaaagattttttcgcaatatcttttaactgagttgttcttaatggacatatttttttcgataaatcaagttaataacactagtatatttaactgaaattcccaaattgaaaggggggctcctttccattttagcattttcgctcccgtagcgtcttaatatgTACAGGATATTTGTCATATTGAGCAACTTTTAGTATAAGTTCAACCCCGACCTTGACCTTGACGTTTTCTATGCGTGAGTAACATATTTTTCGCGATTTTGGTTTCATATTCATATCTAGATCAAAATTTGGACGTATACTAAAACTAGAAAGAGGTTGCGTGTGCGCACGTGTCAACGAACGCAGGTGCGCGCGCATTGGCCGGCGGCGGCCATTGTTGCGCGGGACACGCCCCGAGGATATGCCACCCCGTGTGGTTGGTTTAATTGGTCGTAATTACTCTTGGAAACTGTTTGTTAATGAGGACAAAGGGTTCTATATTGAAGTATTATTTGTTATAACTACTTATAA
The nucleotide sequence above comes from Leguminivora glycinivorella isolate SPB_JAAS2020 chromosome 18, LegGlyc_1.1, whole genome shotgun sequence. Encoded proteins:
- the LOC125235990 gene encoding uncharacterized protein LOC125235990 isoform X2, with protein sequence MTDVTAGTKENKLTEAKDTDSLIELIKQGKRSFIYKCGKDTLLKIISEEGLQCPTNPTIDSLRKVLSNYYQNQPKISKQKTMTNYELKPFNGDNWDVFEQQLESLILLNDVSADKQAALLITKITPSVFETLQILCKPKKPTTLTYKELCEKLREKYTQTKTPLLDRAEFRRRNQLPTESIEEYVLNLQKLSRKCNFKDEEDQIKEKLVDGVYSKLVKFELMKQTTTNLGDLINLAKTVESAYKQVNEEDTSNISYVKPKARAVGQKFTPSKKNYNNNMKSKCFCCGKENHLKKDCTLKTKFCSECGQQGHIFKMCPNKYRQTNVLNVASEENKEDQGLEEEKNVCEEYETYTFDRMPNN
- the LOC125235990 gene encoding uncharacterized protein K02A2.6-like isoform X1, with the protein product MCKKLIGIPNTIVFIDNIYVAGKSLQETYETLVKVLNRLQESNFKLKPEKCKLFTSHIDVFGFRIDKEGMSLIKSNIEPLLNVPAPTNLTLLKSFLGKINYYSRFLRDMAKILSPLYECTKLNKFNWTADCQKSFDTIKNKLASADNLRHFNPDLPIIVTADASNHGLGAVLSNRDKNGVVRPIAYASKKLNTTEQKYAAIDREAMGIVFAVTKFYNYIYGRQFELETDSSALVRIFGPTKGIPKMAAKRLQHYAIFLSAFNYKIKHIKTNNNPADYLSRNPDNTECTSQHVNPINKVDNLIHVLYTNSSEIDYLNFKVIEENTQKDVLLSKVIEYCTTGWPNKILIMSELLPFYNRKDEISVDQGCLLWGHRVIIPEINQKAVLKSLHKTHFGIVRMKEIARSYFWWPKLNSEIESIGKSCIICLTNHKNPMKSPQPWPTPPTAWYRIHADFLGPFYNKMYLIIIDSYSKWPEAFEMSNMTATKTMDVLDKLFSRFGYPDQLVTDNQTTFTSTEFKSYCKEHNIKQIFSPPYHPATNGAAENFVHTFKAAVTKIRENGCSINSAINLFLFDYRTTPHRTTGETPACLLLGRELRNRFSCLKPPPILEDVSEREGRKAGKRKVNFIVGQKVMVRDYRKGYKPWIVGTIVSDSVPDLTYIIEVQGMRWKRHIDQMVYCNEDVDNN